One genomic region from Yersinia canariae encodes:
- a CDS encoding FGGY-family carbohydrate kinase, which translates to MSHYFLGIDLGGTVTKAGVYTAEGREMAVTEQALPVLSPQAGFCERNMEALWAATCQVIRQTLSDAQAVAGVSAEHIHGISFSAHGKGLYLVDKQGQPVRHGIVSSDSRAQALVSRWQKEGKANQAYELSLQQLWPSHPAALLRWLKENEPENYHRSGYVLMAHDYIRYRLTGEFTTEETNISGSNLYNQYSGSFDPQLMKIFAIEEVAEKTAPIIGSADLAGYVSQQAAQDCGLKSGTPVFGGMFDVVGAALTSGLHDSHQLSAVAGTWSIATRVFEGIQPSDYPYVWGKYCIPGTYFVHEGSPTSASNLAWFVKQFLPDLPNSYQTLNQWAELGYEKSEDILFFPWLYGSNHSANLSGGLLGLSGHHTTQDIVCAIYQGIVFSHLLHQDKILALGDNTDCIRFTGGPTHSAIWMQMFCDASNLPLEIVDIQQSGCRAAALCAAVGSGYYRGFEQAIAASPPPITRLLPNAEKHQILRARFDKFKRVAKALSTAM; encoded by the coding sequence ATGAGCCACTATTTTCTCGGCATTGATCTTGGCGGCACGGTAACCAAAGCCGGGGTTTACACCGCCGAGGGCCGCGAGATGGCGGTGACAGAACAGGCGCTACCGGTGCTTAGCCCACAAGCAGGATTTTGTGAGCGCAATATGGAAGCGCTGTGGGCGGCGACTTGCCAGGTTATCCGCCAAACACTCAGTGATGCACAAGCTGTGGCTGGCGTATCAGCTGAACATATTCATGGCATCAGTTTTTCTGCTCACGGCAAAGGGCTGTATCTGGTGGATAAACAAGGCCAGCCAGTGCGCCATGGCATTGTTTCCTCCGATTCGCGCGCGCAAGCTTTGGTCAGTCGCTGGCAAAAAGAGGGCAAAGCTAATCAGGCTTATGAACTCAGTTTGCAACAATTGTGGCCGTCACATCCGGCGGCTCTGCTGCGCTGGCTCAAAGAGAATGAGCCGGAAAACTATCATCGCAGCGGTTATGTGTTAATGGCGCATGATTATATCCGCTACCGCCTAACGGGTGAGTTCACCACCGAAGAAACTAATATCTCTGGTAGCAATCTTTATAATCAATACAGCGGCAGTTTTGACCCGCAGTTGATGAAAATCTTCGCCATTGAAGAGGTCGCCGAGAAAACGGCCCCCATTATCGGTTCGGCAGATTTGGCCGGATATGTCAGCCAACAAGCCGCACAAGATTGCGGCTTAAAAAGCGGGACTCCGGTGTTCGGCGGCATGTTTGATGTGGTCGGCGCGGCATTAACCTCTGGCTTACATGACAGCCACCAGCTCAGTGCAGTGGCGGGAACTTGGTCAATTGCCACCCGAGTATTCGAGGGTATTCAGCCATCCGACTACCCTTATGTTTGGGGGAAATATTGCATCCCCGGCACCTATTTTGTCCACGAAGGCAGCCCAACTTCCGCCAGTAATCTGGCTTGGTTTGTGAAGCAATTCTTACCAGATTTACCAAACAGCTATCAGACACTGAATCAATGGGCAGAATTAGGTTATGAAAAGTCGGAAGATATTCTGTTTTTCCCGTGGCTGTACGGCTCCAATCACAGCGCCAATCTCAGCGGCGGCCTGCTAGGGCTCAGTGGGCACCACACGACTCAGGATATTGTTTGCGCGATTTATCAGGGAATTGTCTTTTCACATCTGTTGCATCAGGACAAAATTCTGGCGCTGGGTGATAACACTGACTGCATTCGCTTTACCGGTGGCCCGACTCATTCCGCCATCTGGATGCAAATGTTTTGTGATGCCAGTAATTTGCCATTGGAAATTGTTGATATTCAGCAATCTGGCTGCCGAGCTGCGGCCCTGTGCGCGGCGGTAGGAAGCGGCTATTACCGCGGTTTTGAGCAAGCCATTGCCGCCAGCCCGCCGCCTATCACTCGCCTGCTACCCAATGCTGAAAAGCATCAGATACTCAGAGCGCGTTTTGACAAATTTAAGCGCGTCGCCAAGGCTCTCAGTACAGCCATGTAA
- the fumA gene encoding class I fumarate hydratase FumA → MSNKPFHYQDPFPLKEDDTEYYLVSNNHVSVAQFEGHDILKVEPEALTLLAQHAFHDASFLLRPAHQKQVAAILDDPEASENDKYVALQFLRNSEISAKGILPTCQDTGTAIIVGKKGQRVWTGGNDAEALSRGVYNTFIEDNLRYSQNAALDMYKEVNTGTNLPAQIDLYSTEGEDYKFLFVTKGGGSANKTYLYQETKALLSPGKLKDYLVEKMRTLGTAACPPYHIAFVIGGTSAESTLKTVKLASTKYYDGLPTQGNEHGQAFRDIALEQELLEAAQDLGLGAQFGGKYFAHDVRVVRLPRHGASCPVGMGVSCSADRNIKGKINRKGIWLEKLEQNPGKYIPEHLRQSNEGKVVKINLNRPMADILKELSQYPVSTRLSLTGTIIVGRDIAHAKLKERLDNGEGLPQYIKDHPIYYAGPAKTPEGYASGSLGPTTAGRMDSYVDLLQSHGGSMIMLAKGNRSQQVTDACHKHGGFYLGSIGGPAAVLAQNSIKSLECVEYPELGMEAIWKIEVEDFPAFILVDDKGNDFFQQIQASKCNRCG, encoded by the coding sequence ATGTCAAACAAACCGTTCCACTATCAGGATCCCTTCCCGTTAAAGGAAGACGATACTGAGTATTACCTTGTCAGTAATAATCATGTCTCGGTAGCACAGTTTGAAGGCCACGACATTCTTAAAGTCGAGCCAGAAGCCCTGACCCTCCTCGCCCAACATGCTTTCCACGACGCCTCATTCCTGCTCCGCCCCGCTCACCAAAAACAAGTTGCCGCGATTTTGGATGACCCGGAAGCCAGCGAAAATGACAAATATGTTGCTCTGCAATTCCTACGCAATTCGGAAATCTCAGCCAAAGGGATTTTACCGACCTGCCAGGATACCGGCACCGCCATTATCGTTGGGAAAAAAGGCCAACGCGTCTGGACTGGCGGTAACGATGCTGAAGCCCTGTCACGCGGCGTGTATAACACTTTTATTGAAGATAACCTGCGCTACTCGCAAAACGCGGCGCTGGATATGTACAAAGAAGTGAACACCGGCACCAATCTGCCCGCGCAAATCGACCTTTACAGCACTGAAGGTGAGGATTACAAATTCCTGTTTGTCACCAAAGGCGGCGGTTCAGCAAATAAAACCTATCTGTATCAGGAAACCAAAGCGCTGTTGTCACCGGGTAAGTTGAAAGACTATCTGGTGGAGAAAATGCGCACCTTGGGTACAGCGGCCTGCCCGCCCTACCATATTGCTTTTGTTATCGGCGGCACCTCGGCTGAAAGCACCCTCAAAACCGTCAAATTGGCCTCGACCAAATATTATGATGGCCTGCCGACACAAGGGAATGAGCACGGGCAAGCTTTCCGTGATATCGCGCTGGAGCAAGAGCTGCTGGAAGCTGCACAAGACTTGGGCCTTGGCGCGCAATTTGGTGGCAAATACTTTGCTCATGATGTTCGCGTTGTGCGTCTGCCTCGCCACGGCGCATCCTGCCCGGTCGGAATGGGCGTTTCCTGCTCTGCTGACCGAAATATCAAAGGCAAAATTAACCGCAAAGGTATCTGGCTGGAAAAACTGGAGCAAAACCCAGGCAAATATATTCCCGAGCATTTGCGCCAGAGCAACGAAGGCAAAGTGGTTAAAATCAACCTTAACCGCCCAATGGCCGATATCTTAAAAGAGCTGTCGCAGTACCCGGTTTCTACCCGTCTGTCATTGACCGGCACTATTATTGTTGGCCGTGATATTGCCCACGCCAAGCTAAAAGAGCGGCTGGATAATGGCGAAGGTTTGCCGCAATACATTAAAGACCATCCAATCTACTACGCGGGGCCAGCCAAAACCCCAGAAGGTTATGCTTCTGGTTCACTTGGCCCAACCACCGCAGGGCGCATGGACTCGTATGTTGATCTGCTGCAATCCCATGGCGGCAGCATGATCATGCTGGCGAAAGGCAACCGTAGCCAGCAAGTGACCGATGCCTGTCACAAACACGGCGGCTTCTATTTAGGCAGTATCGGCGGCCCGGCCGCAGTCTTAGCGCAAAATAGCATCAAGAGCCTGGAGTGTGTGGAATATCCTGAATTGGGTATGGAAGCCATCTGGAAAATTGAAGTGGAAGACTTCCCGGCCTTTATCTTGGTAGATGATAAAGGTAATGATTTCTTCCAGCAGATTCAGGCCTCGAAATGTAACCGCTGCGGTTAA